The following proteins come from a genomic window of Pyxidicoccus sp. MSG2:
- a CDS encoding protein kinase domain-containing protein, whose translation MHCELCLSDHPEDVLCENVHWTQGARATHEVEPPSVDLTGQTLGHYRLMRRLGAGGMGTVYLAEQTRICARVAVKVLHPHLAHDESLRARFYAEARTVNVVGHPHIVHIFDINEAPGGIHYFVMEYLEGVPLSHLPRPLDAGQLVLLLAQACDALDAAHRCGVVHRDLKPDNLFVVRHATEPPSLRVLDFGVAKAHRPDNEDVTAAGIVLGTPAYMAPEQWAGQPVDGRADIYALAVTAYYMATGQLPFERGQMAELALSLGPVGPLPPHVLVPSVPPALSEVLLRALERRCDDRYATALEFKEALLAAAAPPPARQHVDVPPIGDTPVPAPALAVLDADAPAREPSDVTPPLTWLARVRRRSGTDVVEVRCTELSKGGLFLCCAEPFPRLFHRLEFTLLLAGEEVECTGEVVRHVDSAQARAWSMSPGVGVQFINPSARLRELIHRVQPHRPGTPAPPAPPPEAHL comes from the coding sequence ATGCACTGCGAGCTCTGTCTGTCTGACCATCCCGAGGACGTGCTGTGCGAGAACGTGCACTGGACGCAGGGGGCCCGAGCCACCCACGAGGTGGAGCCACCGTCCGTGGACCTCACCGGCCAGACGCTGGGCCACTACCGGCTGATGCGCCGGCTGGGCGCCGGCGGCATGGGCACGGTGTACCTGGCCGAGCAGACCCGCATCTGCGCGCGGGTGGCGGTGAAGGTGCTGCATCCGCACCTGGCCCATGACGAGAGCCTGCGCGCGCGCTTCTACGCGGAGGCCCGCACCGTCAACGTCGTGGGCCACCCGCACATCGTCCACATCTTCGACATCAACGAGGCGCCGGGCGGCATCCACTACTTCGTCATGGAGTACCTGGAGGGCGTGCCGCTGTCACACCTGCCCCGGCCGCTGGACGCGGGGCAGCTCGTGCTGCTGCTGGCCCAGGCGTGTGACGCGCTGGACGCCGCACACCGCTGCGGCGTGGTGCACCGCGACTTGAAGCCCGACAACCTCTTCGTGGTGCGGCACGCGACGGAGCCGCCGTCGCTGCGGGTGCTGGACTTCGGCGTGGCCAAGGCGCACCGCCCGGACAACGAAGACGTGACGGCGGCGGGCATCGTCCTCGGCACGCCCGCGTACATGGCGCCGGAGCAGTGGGCGGGGCAGCCGGTGGACGGGCGCGCGGACATCTACGCGCTGGCGGTGACGGCCTATTACATGGCCACCGGGCAGCTCCCCTTCGAGCGGGGACAGATGGCGGAGCTGGCGCTGTCCCTGGGGCCGGTGGGCCCGCTGCCGCCACACGTGCTGGTGCCCTCGGTGCCTCCGGCGCTGTCGGAGGTGCTGCTGCGCGCGCTGGAGCGCCGGTGCGATGACCGCTACGCCACCGCGCTGGAGTTCAAGGAGGCGCTGCTCGCCGCGGCCGCGCCCCCGCCGGCCCGGCAGCATGTGGACGTGCCTCCCATTGGAGACACGCCGGTGCCCGCGCCCGCGTTGGCGGTGCTGGACGCGGACGCTCCGGCGCGGGAGCCGAGCGACGTCACCCCTCCGCTCACCTGGCTGGCGCGGGTGCGCCGTCGCTCGGGGACGGACGTCGTGGAGGTGCGCTGCACGGAGCTGAGCAAGGGCGGCCTCTTCCTGTGCTGCGCGGAGCCCTTCCCGCGCCTGTTCCACCGGCTGGAGTTCACCCTGCTGCTGGCCGGCGAGGAGGTGGAATGCACGGGTGAGGTGGTGCGGCACGTGGACTCCGCCCAGGCGCGCGCGTGGAGCATGTCTCCCGGCGTGGGCGTGCAGTTCATCAACCCCTCCGCGCGGCTGCGCGAGCTCATCCACCGCGTGCAGCCCCACCGCCCGGGCACGCCCGCCCCGCCGGCTCCGCCCCCGGAAGCCCACCTCTAG
- a CDS encoding neutral/alkaline ceramidase codes for MRTPHVRLSLALAFVLATASGAASPASPPPQEGAGAGLAGACAGQQRFLIGAGTGDITGPAAEVGMMGYGQVGQQTSGIHQRLRSRAFVIASPCNGRRVAFVIADLGMVFQGVKQQVLEKLRARFGDRYTDDNVLLSATHTHSGPGGFSHYTFYNLTSFGFVPQNFDAIVSGIVSSIVRADGRLAEGTLRLSSGELLGASRNRSPEAYRLNPPSERARYASDVDTRMTLLRLTRADGTEVGLINWFAVHATSMGNDNTLISGDNKGLAAYLFEGARGERPTGGGSTFVAAFANSNEGDVTPNVLGGTNGGGADDFEDTEISARRQYDFAARLWATANARVTGGVEYRHTYVKLDAVDVAPWWTDGMPRRTCTAAIGLSMLAGAEDGPGFGAEGASCAAIHDLWSQFTCAVTTTPCQGEKPIVLETGSLRPYPWTPEVLPLQLVTVGNLALVAVPFELTTMAGRRLRRTVQERLAPMGVTEVVIAGLANDYAGYVATREEYSRQAYEGASTHFGPWTLAALQQGFDGLAAALRDGQPVPPGPTPRDLRSVQTSLQPGVVFDDKLLWVDFGDIVTDARATYARGDTVSVTFWGGHPKNDLRLEGTYLRVQRREPDGAWRDVADDSAWETRYRWRRENCVPTLACSYVTVEWDVPADAAPGTYRLVHEGNWKSGWDGRVRPYSGASRAFSVR; via the coding sequence ATGCGCACCCCACACGTCCGGCTCTCGTTGGCGCTCGCCTTCGTCCTCGCCACGGCGTCCGGGGCCGCGAGCCCCGCCTCCCCGCCTCCTCAGGAGGGGGCGGGGGCCGGGCTGGCGGGCGCGTGCGCGGGCCAGCAGCGCTTCCTCATCGGCGCCGGCACCGGCGACATCACCGGCCCCGCCGCCGAGGTGGGGATGATGGGCTACGGCCAGGTGGGACAGCAGACGTCCGGCATCCATCAGCGGCTGCGCTCGCGCGCCTTCGTCATCGCCTCGCCGTGCAACGGCCGGCGGGTGGCCTTCGTCATCGCCGACCTGGGCATGGTGTTCCAGGGCGTGAAGCAGCAGGTGCTGGAGAAGCTGCGCGCGCGCTTCGGCGACCGCTACACGGACGACAACGTCCTCTTGAGCGCCACGCACACGCACTCGGGGCCCGGTGGCTTCTCGCACTACACCTTCTACAACCTGACGTCGTTCGGCTTCGTGCCGCAGAACTTCGACGCCATCGTCTCCGGCATCGTCTCCTCCATCGTCCGCGCCGACGGCCGCCTCGCCGAGGGCACCCTGCGGCTGTCCTCCGGTGAGTTGCTCGGCGCCAGCCGCAACCGCTCGCCGGAGGCCTACCGCCTCAACCCGCCCTCGGAGCGCGCCCGCTACGCCTCCGACGTGGACACGCGCATGACGCTGCTGCGCCTCACCCGCGCGGACGGCACCGAGGTGGGCCTCATCAACTGGTTCGCCGTGCACGCCACGTCCATGGGCAACGACAACACGCTCATCAGCGGCGACAACAAGGGCCTGGCCGCGTACCTCTTCGAGGGCGCGCGCGGCGAGCGCCCCACCGGCGGCGGCTCCACCTTCGTCGCCGCCTTCGCCAACTCCAACGAGGGCGACGTCACGCCCAACGTCCTCGGCGGTACGAATGGCGGCGGCGCGGATGACTTCGAGGACACGGAGATTTCCGCCCGCCGGCAGTACGACTTCGCCGCGCGGCTGTGGGCCACCGCCAACGCCCGCGTCACCGGTGGCGTGGAGTACCGCCACACGTACGTGAAGCTGGACGCGGTGGACGTTGCGCCCTGGTGGACGGACGGCATGCCGCGCCGCACCTGCACCGCCGCCATTGGCCTGTCCATGCTCGCGGGCGCGGAGGACGGGCCGGGCTTCGGCGCGGAGGGCGCCTCGTGCGCCGCCATCCATGACCTCTGGAGCCAGTTCACCTGCGCCGTCACCACCACGCCCTGTCAGGGGGAGAAGCCGATTGTGCTGGAGACGGGCAGCCTGCGCCCCTACCCGTGGACGCCCGAGGTGCTGCCCCTGCAGCTCGTCACCGTGGGCAACCTGGCGCTGGTGGCGGTGCCCTTCGAGCTGACGACCATGGCCGGGCGCCGCCTGCGGCGCACCGTGCAGGAACGGCTGGCCCCCATGGGCGTGACGGAGGTCGTCATTGCCGGGCTCGCCAACGACTACGCGGGCTACGTCGCCACCCGCGAGGAGTACTCGCGCCAGGCCTACGAGGGCGCCTCCACGCACTTCGGCCCGTGGACGCTGGCCGCGCTCCAGCAGGGCTTCGACGGGCTCGCCGCGGCGCTGCGGGACGGGCAGCCCGTGCCGCCGGGCCCCACGCCCCGGGACCTACGCTCCGTGCAGACGAGCCTCCAGCCGGGCGTGGTGTTCGACGACAAGCTCTTGTGGGTGGACTTCGGTGACATCGTCACCGACGCACGCGCCACCTACGCGCGGGGCGACACGGTGAGCGTCACCTTCTGGGGCGGCCACCCGAAGAACGACTTGCGCCTGGAGGGCACCTACCTGCGCGTGCAGCGGCGGGAGCCGGACGGCGCCTGGCGGGACGTGGCGGACGACAGCGCATGGGAGACGCGCTACCGGTGGCGGCGGGAGAACTGCGTGCCCACGCTGGCCTGCTCCTACGTCACCGTGGAGTGGGACGTCCCCGCGGACGCCGCGCCGGGCACGTACCGGCTCGTCCACGAGGGGAACTGGAAGTCCGGGTGGGATGGGCGCGTGCGCCCCTACTCGGGGGCGTCGCGCGCCTTCTCCGTGCGGTAG
- a CDS encoding PAS domain S-box protein codes for MSGAPFDERHIRVLDDLMREVPFQLDAQGCVIWLSKPWERLTGMLVSRWLGRPLWDAFHPEDRERARALLESAAAQRSLAPREELRMEAAEGRGTRWVVLSARALPDSPGEVVGTLADVTSRRQAEQAITTRERYLETMVDVQRRMMPHQLPLDLYGAVVEPLGHVSAASRVYVFEMHRAPDGTLLGSQRAEWCAPGITPNLEDPEMHGLPLMEALHPHQAARLLRGDPVQGMPRDFPAMLAAVVEAQGVRSVLLIPLRVHGQLFGVIGFDNCREARPWGPIEVNLLSGAAGALSLALEQRTDNALRVRTETTLRRTEAGVHLLIEAFPDPVMVHVGDGVLLSVNPALVQYLGYREPSELVGRHVLELVRPEDRSAAQLHLGQAMEGQRSARAVEMPLMRKDGEVVVADLVTLAVVVDGAPARVTVARDFTERKRTQAQLMLTDRMASMGLLAAGIAHELNNPLAYVLSNLDYLHGTVGPRSRPLTHDELVECRQVLEDAREGAERMRQIVRQLRVFSRVEDGKEEAVDVHRVLDSVTQMAASTVRARARLIKEYGEVPTVKGNEGKLFQVFLNLVINAAHAIDEGQSETNEIRLTTYLDEGGHVMVVVRDTGHGIPPEHLRRIFDPFFTTKAAGVGTGLGLSICDTIVNGMGGHISVESSVGAGTTFRVALSVAPPKETASRPGV; via the coding sequence ATGTCCGGCGCTCCGTTCGACGAGCGGCACATCCGCGTGCTCGACGACCTGATGCGCGAGGTGCCCTTCCAGCTCGATGCCCAGGGCTGCGTCATCTGGCTCTCCAAGCCCTGGGAGCGCCTGACGGGCATGCTGGTGTCCCGGTGGCTGGGCCGCCCGCTGTGGGACGCCTTCCACCCGGAGGACCGGGAGCGCGCCCGCGCACTGCTGGAGTCCGCGGCCGCCCAGCGCAGCCTGGCGCCGCGCGAGGAGCTGCGCATGGAGGCGGCCGAGGGACGGGGCACCCGCTGGGTGGTGCTGTCCGCCCGGGCCCTGCCGGACTCGCCCGGTGAGGTGGTGGGCACGCTGGCGGACGTCACCTCGCGCCGGCAGGCCGAGCAGGCCATCACCACGCGCGAGCGCTACCTGGAGACCATGGTGGACGTGCAGCGGCGGATGATGCCGCACCAGCTCCCACTCGACCTGTACGGCGCCGTCGTGGAGCCGCTGGGCCACGTGTCCGCCGCCAGCCGCGTCTACGTCTTCGAGATGCACCGCGCCCCGGACGGCACGCTGCTGGGCTCGCAGCGCGCGGAGTGGTGCGCGCCCGGCATCACCCCCAACCTGGAGGACCCGGAGATGCACGGCCTCCCGCTGATGGAGGCGCTGCACCCCCACCAGGCGGCGCGGCTGTTGCGCGGGGACCCCGTGCAGGGCATGCCCCGGGACTTCCCCGCCATGTTGGCCGCGGTGGTGGAGGCGCAGGGCGTGCGCTCCGTGCTGCTCATCCCGCTGCGCGTGCACGGGCAACTCTTCGGCGTCATCGGCTTCGACAACTGCCGCGAGGCGCGGCCGTGGGGCCCCATTGAAGTCAACCTCCTGTCCGGCGCGGCCGGCGCCCTGTCGCTGGCGCTGGAGCAGCGCACGGACAACGCGCTGCGCGTGCGCACGGAGACGACGCTGCGGCGCACCGAGGCCGGCGTCCACCTGCTCATCGAAGCCTTTCCGGACCCCGTCATGGTGCACGTGGGGGACGGCGTGCTGCTGTCCGTGAATCCGGCCCTGGTGCAGTACCTGGGCTACCGCGAGCCCTCGGAGCTGGTGGGTCGCCACGTGCTGGAGCTGGTGCGGCCGGAGGACCGGAGCGCGGCGCAGCTCCACCTGGGGCAGGCGATGGAAGGCCAGCGCTCGGCGCGCGCGGTGGAGATGCCGCTGATGCGCAAGGACGGCGAGGTCGTGGTGGCGGACCTGGTGACGCTGGCCGTCGTCGTCGACGGGGCGCCCGCGCGGGTGACGGTGGCGCGCGACTTCACCGAGCGCAAGCGCACCCAGGCGCAGCTCATGCTCACCGACCGCATGGCCTCTATGGGCCTGCTGGCCGCGGGCATTGCCCACGAGCTGAACAACCCGCTGGCCTACGTGCTGTCCAACCTGGACTACCTCCACGGCACGGTGGGGCCCCGCTCACGGCCGCTCACGCACGACGAGCTGGTGGAGTGCCGCCAGGTGCTGGAAGACGCCCGCGAGGGCGCCGAGCGCATGCGGCAGATTGTCCGCCAGCTGCGCGTCTTCTCCCGCGTGGAGGACGGCAAGGAGGAGGCGGTGGACGTGCACCGGGTGCTGGACTCGGTGACGCAGATGGCGGCCAGCACGGTGCGCGCCCGCGCGCGGTTGATAAAGGAATACGGCGAGGTGCCCACGGTGAAGGGCAACGAGGGCAAGCTGTTCCAGGTGTTCCTCAACCTCGTCATCAACGCCGCGCACGCCATCGACGAGGGCCAGTCCGAGACGAATGAAATCCGTCTCACCACGTACCTGGACGAGGGGGGCCACGTCATGGTGGTGGTGCGGGACACCGGCCACGGCATTCCCCCCGAGCACCTGCGCCGCATCTTCGACCCCTTCTTCACCACCAAGGCCGCGGGTGTGGGCACGGGCCTGGGGCTGTCCATCTGCGACACCATCGTCAACGGGATGGGCGGTCACATCTCCGTGGAGTCGTCCGTGGGAGCGGGCACCACCTTCCGCGTGGCCCTGAGTGTCGCCCCGCCGAAGGAAACGGCGAGCCGGCCGGGCGTGTGA
- a CDS encoding acyltransferase, producing the protein MDLNARRREQHKLRLSWMPWLYFVLKPRHRGWAEAWQREVQQWLRELETVEIAEGCFIAPEARIFAEPGRTVSIGPGCSIAAEVFLHGPVVLGPNVSINARASLDGGSAGIRIGEGTRIATGVTVYAFDHGLAPDRPVRGQPVTSRGVVIGADVWVGANAGITDGVTVGDHAVVAMGAVVTRDVPPWSIVGGVPARVMGDRRLRPRSGAPGGWEPDDGA; encoded by the coding sequence GTGGACCTGAACGCGCGCCGCCGCGAGCAGCACAAGCTCCGGCTCTCCTGGATGCCTTGGCTCTACTTCGTCCTCAAGCCCCGCCACCGCGGCTGGGCGGAGGCCTGGCAGCGCGAGGTGCAGCAATGGCTGCGCGAACTGGAGACCGTCGAAATCGCGGAGGGGTGCTTCATCGCCCCGGAGGCGCGCATCTTCGCCGAGCCCGGGCGCACCGTGTCCATCGGCCCCGGTTGCAGCATCGCCGCGGAGGTCTTCCTCCACGGGCCCGTGGTGCTGGGCCCCAATGTCAGCATCAACGCCCGGGCCAGCCTGGACGGCGGCTCCGCCGGCATCCGCATCGGTGAGGGCACGCGCATCGCCACCGGCGTCACCGTGTACGCCTTCGACCACGGGCTCGCCCCGGACCGGCCCGTGCGTGGGCAACCCGTGACGTCGCGTGGCGTCGTCATCGGCGCGGATGTCTGGGTGGGCGCCAACGCCGGAATCACCGACGGCGTCACCGTGGGAGACCACGCCGTGGTGGCCATGGGGGCCGTCGTCACCCGGGACGTGCCCCCCTGGTCCATCGTCGGTGGCGTGCCCGCCCGAGTCATGGGAGACCGCCGACTGCGCCCTCGCTCGGGTGCTCCCGGTGGGTGGGAGCCCGACGACGGAGCGTGA
- a CDS encoding DUF488 family protein, which translates to MAPALPKRAWGWGKAHVFAVGHSTRTADEMVALLEAHGVRTLADIRTVPRSRTNPQFNVDTFARTLARVDIHHQHLPRLGGLRRPRPDSPNTAWRNRSFQGYADYMQTEEFARGLEELRVLSREGPVAIMCAEALRWRCHRSLVADALWARGVEVRHLSSATRSEPHRLTAFARVHGTQVLYPGSPDEARLVPEHGAHA; encoded by the coding sequence ATGGCACCCGCACTGCCGAAACGAGCCTGGGGATGGGGGAAGGCCCACGTCTTCGCGGTGGGCCATTCCACGCGCACGGCGGATGAAATGGTGGCGCTGCTGGAGGCGCACGGCGTCCGGACGCTGGCGGACATCCGCACGGTGCCGCGCTCACGCACGAATCCGCAGTTCAACGTGGACACCTTCGCGCGGACGCTGGCGCGGGTGGACATCCACCACCAGCACCTGCCCCGACTGGGCGGGCTGCGGAGGCCCCGGCCGGACTCGCCCAACACGGCGTGGCGCAACCGCAGCTTCCAGGGGTACGCGGACTACATGCAGACGGAGGAGTTCGCGCGAGGGCTGGAGGAATTGCGCGTGCTGTCTCGCGAGGGGCCGGTGGCCATCATGTGCGCGGAGGCGCTGCGCTGGCGCTGCCACCGCTCGCTGGTCGCCGACGCGCTGTGGGCCCGTGGCGTGGAGGTGCGGCACCTCTCGAGCGCCACCCGCTCCGAGCCGCACCGGCTCACCGCCTTCGCCCGGGTGCATGGCACGCAGGTGCTGTACCCGGGCTCACCGGACGAGGCGCGACTGGTGCCGGAGCACGGCGCGCATGCCTAG
- a CDS encoding histone deacetylase: MSVWDWLGRWVPGSKPTVPIFYDESYRLPLSGIESTVGIEPRGVDFTTWYLLEKGVVRAQDVHRPLPVSYAELARVHDAEYLESLGRPETLARIFAADPSEVPVDTLLSNVRLVCGGTLGAARLALARRGPVVNMAGGFHHAAPGRGGGFCAVNDIAVALAALHADGFDGQAVVLDLDAHPPDGTAECLAGQERAWIGSLSGSDWGALPLEVDETRVPEGTGDSDYLALLEGLLARMPRPDVAFVIAGGDVLAGDRFGRVGLTLDGARRRDMALAHALRGVPSVWLPGGGYHAESWKVFAGSVLVLAGKGSRRITARYDPLSARYQRISRLLTQEGTPLEESLTLEDLEGSLGLGGALQPRVLGYYTAQALEYTLFRYGLLSHVERLGYSRLRVEVGSTGAGDRIKVLGRTGGQEHLLVDCVVERRPVAGEPFLFVNWLSLRHPRARFSERRPQLPGQDVPGLGLSREATEMLLLMAKRIGLAGVAFRPMWFHLAALARFRFRFADPLRQGRFEAMVRDLSSHPMLEMTRAVVDGRVLLNGQPYSWEPDDMVSRLEPAAADVEVIAAERERCRFTVDGAS, translated from the coding sequence ATGAGCGTCTGGGATTGGCTCGGGCGCTGGGTGCCGGGAAGCAAGCCGACGGTGCCCATCTTCTACGACGAGAGCTACCGCCTGCCGCTCAGCGGCATCGAGTCCACGGTGGGAATCGAACCGCGCGGGGTGGACTTCACCACCTGGTACCTCCTGGAGAAGGGCGTGGTGCGCGCGCAGGACGTGCACCGCCCGCTGCCGGTGAGCTACGCGGAATTGGCGCGGGTGCATGACGCCGAGTACCTGGAGTCGCTTGGCCGCCCGGAGACGCTGGCGCGCATCTTCGCCGCGGACCCGTCCGAGGTACCGGTGGACACGCTGCTGTCCAACGTGCGGCTGGTGTGCGGCGGGACGCTCGGGGCGGCGCGGCTGGCGCTGGCGCGCCGGGGCCCGGTGGTGAACATGGCGGGCGGCTTCCACCACGCGGCGCCGGGACGGGGCGGCGGCTTCTGCGCCGTCAACGACATCGCGGTGGCGCTGGCGGCGCTCCACGCGGACGGCTTCGACGGGCAGGCGGTGGTGCTGGATTTGGACGCGCACCCGCCGGACGGCACGGCGGAGTGTCTGGCGGGGCAGGAGCGCGCGTGGATTGGCTCGCTGTCCGGCAGCGACTGGGGCGCGCTCCCGCTGGAGGTGGACGAGACGCGCGTGCCGGAGGGCACCGGTGACAGCGACTACCTCGCGCTGCTGGAGGGACTGCTGGCGCGCATGCCCCGGCCGGACGTGGCCTTCGTGATTGCCGGTGGGGATGTGCTGGCGGGAGACCGCTTCGGCCGCGTGGGGCTGACGCTGGACGGGGCCCGGCGGCGCGACATGGCCCTGGCGCACGCGCTGCGCGGGGTGCCGAGCGTGTGGCTGCCGGGCGGCGGCTACCACGCCGAGTCGTGGAAGGTGTTCGCGGGCTCGGTGCTGGTGCTGGCGGGGAAGGGCTCTCGGCGCATCACCGCGCGGTATGACCCGCTGAGCGCGCGCTACCAACGCATCTCCCGGCTGCTGACGCAGGAGGGGACACCGCTGGAGGAGTCGCTGACGCTGGAGGACCTGGAGGGCTCGCTGGGGCTGGGCGGTGCGCTGCAACCGCGGGTGCTCGGCTACTACACGGCGCAGGCGCTGGAATACACGCTGTTCCGTTACGGGCTGCTGTCACACGTGGAGCGGCTGGGCTACAGCCGGCTGCGCGTGGAGGTGGGCTCCACGGGAGCGGGGGACCGCATCAAGGTGCTGGGCCGCACGGGCGGGCAGGAGCACCTGCTGGTGGACTGCGTGGTGGAGCGGCGCCCGGTGGCGGGCGAGCCCTTCCTCTTCGTCAACTGGCTGAGCCTGCGCCACCCGCGCGCGCGCTTCAGCGAGCGGCGGCCGCAGCTGCCGGGGCAGGACGTGCCGGGGCTCGGGCTGTCCCGCGAGGCCACGGAGATGCTGCTCTTGATGGCGAAGCGGATTGGCCTGGCGGGCGTGGCCTTCCGTCCCATGTGGTTCCACCTGGCCGCGCTGGCGCGCTTCCGCTTCCGCTTCGCGGACCCGCTGCGGCAGGGTCGCTTCGAGGCGATGGTGCGGGACTTGTCGAGCCACCCGATGCTGGAGATGACGCGCGCGGTGGTGGACGGCCGGGTGCTCCTCAACGGCCAGCCGTACTCCTGGGAGCCGGACGACATGGTGTCGCGCCTGGAGCCCGCGGCGGCGGACGTGGAGGTCATCGCCGCCGAGCGCGAGCGCTGCCGCTTCACGGTGGATGGCGCGAGCTAG
- a CDS encoding esterase/lipase family protein: MQPLRSLCLAVVALCLVALPARAADTYTKTRYPLVLAHGMAGFDTLFGVLDYFHGIPSTLTAGGARVYVTQVPSFQSTEARGEALLAQVEDIVARTGCGKVNLIGHSHGGLDVRYVAAVRPDLVASVTTVGSPHKGADLADYLRRNLAPGGFTEGVVSYFANSLGTVLGLLSGYSQPQNAVKGLEALTRTGLTRYNTTFPAGVPATSCGQGAATGLNGQRYYSWSGTGVLTNILDVGDGSLGLSSFFYSESNDGLVGRCSSHFGTVLRDNYGMNHLDEVNQVLGLTNLFESDPKSVFRTHANRLKNAGL, encoded by the coding sequence ATGCAGCCGTTGCGTTCGCTGTGTCTGGCCGTCGTGGCGTTGTGTCTGGTCGCCCTGCCCGCTCGAGCCGCGGATACGTACACGAAGACGCGCTATCCCCTGGTGCTCGCGCACGGCATGGCGGGCTTCGACACGCTGTTCGGCGTGCTGGACTACTTCCACGGCATCCCGTCCACGCTCACCGCGGGCGGGGCGCGCGTGTACGTGACGCAGGTGCCCTCCTTCCAGTCCACGGAGGCGCGCGGCGAGGCACTGCTCGCACAGGTGGAGGACATCGTCGCGCGCACGGGCTGCGGCAAGGTGAACCTCATCGGCCACAGCCACGGCGGCCTCGACGTGCGCTACGTGGCGGCGGTGCGGCCGGACCTGGTGGCGTCGGTGACGACGGTGGGCTCGCCGCACAAGGGCGCGGACCTGGCGGACTACCTGCGCCGGAACCTGGCCCCGGGCGGCTTCACCGAGGGCGTGGTGTCGTACTTCGCCAACAGCCTGGGCACGGTGCTGGGGCTGCTCTCCGGCTACAGCCAGCCGCAGAACGCGGTGAAGGGCCTGGAGGCGCTCACCCGCACGGGGCTGACGCGCTACAACACCACGTTCCCCGCGGGCGTCCCCGCCACCTCGTGCGGCCAGGGCGCGGCCACGGGGCTGAACGGGCAGCGGTACTACTCGTGGTCGGGTACCGGCGTGCTCACGAACATCCTGGACGTGGGTGACGGCTCGCTCGGGCTGTCCTCCTTCTTCTACAGCGAGTCCAACGATGGCCTCGTGGGTCGGTGCAGCTCGCACTTCGGCACCGTGCTGCGTGACAACTACGGGATGAACCACCTGGACGAGGTGAACCAGGTGCTCGGCCTCACCAACCTGTTCGAGAGCGACCCGAAGTCCGTGTTCCGCACGCACGCCAACCGGCTGAAGAACGCGGGGCTGTGA
- a CDS encoding IS30 family transposase, producing MSAEDWLAVRRSVAAGQTLEAAARAAGVSERTLQRLRPGAGSMMQRAHVRSALRLSVQEREEISRGLRAGDSLRAIARRLGRAASTLSREVARTGGRKRYRAWRGERGATHRARRPKHTKLQEYPRLRQEVERRLEECWSPQQVAASLKRDFPHCPELHVSHETLYRSLYVQTRGALRKELTACLRTGRTQRRPQGRTDLRGQLPDKLMLSARPPEVEDRAVPGHWEGDLILGKQGKSAVGTLVERHSRYVMLLHLPEGRTAGHVRQALTHKIGQLPDALRRSLTWDQGKEMSEHVRFTLDTAVQVYFCDPHSPWQRGSNENTNGLLRQYMPKGMDLSHLCAQQLDAIAAQLNSRPRQTLDWHTPAEVFARAVAMTG from the coding sequence ATGAGTGCAGAGGACTGGCTGGCGGTGCGGCGCTCGGTAGCGGCCGGGCAGACGCTGGAGGCGGCAGCGCGGGCGGCAGGGGTGAGTGAGCGCACGCTGCAGCGGCTGCGCCCTGGGGCGGGCAGCATGATGCAGAGGGCCCACGTGCGTTCCGCTTTGCGGCTGTCGGTGCAGGAGCGCGAGGAAATCTCGCGGGGGCTGCGGGCGGGCGACTCGCTGCGTGCCATCGCGAGGCGCCTGGGCCGGGCGGCCTCCACGCTCAGCCGTGAAGTGGCCCGTACCGGTGGGCGCAAGCGCTACCGGGCGTGGCGCGGCGAGCGGGGCGCAACGCACCGGGCACGGCGTCCCAAGCACACGAAGCTGCAGGAGTACCCACGGCTGCGCCAGGAGGTGGAGCGGCGGCTGGAGGAGTGCTGGAGTCCTCAGCAGGTTGCCGCCAGTCTCAAGCGAGACTTCCCGCACTGCCCCGAGCTGCACGTGTCCCACGAAACCCTTTACCGCAGCCTCTACGTCCAGACGCGCGGCGCCCTGCGCAAGGAGCTCACCGCGTGTCTGCGCACGGGCCGCACCCAGCGCCGGCCCCAGGGGCGCACGGACCTACGCGGCCAGTTGCCGGACAAGCTGATGCTGAGCGCGCGTCCACCCGAAGTCGAAGACAGGGCCGTGCCAGGCCATTGGGAGGGTGACCTCATCCTCGGTAAGCAAGGCAAGTCCGCGGTGGGCACGCTGGTGGAGCGCCACAGCCGCTACGTCATGCTGCTGCACCTGCCCGAGGGCCGCACCGCGGGCCACGTGCGCCAGGCCCTCACCCACAAGATTGGCCAGCTGCCTGACGCCCTGCGCCGCAGCCTCACCTGGGACCAGGGCAAGGAGATGTCCGAGCACGTGCGCTTCACCCTCGACACCGCCGTGCAAGTCTACTTCTGCGACCCGCACAGCCCCTGGCAGCGCGGCAGCAACGAGAACACCAACGGCCTGCTGCGCCAGTACATGCCCAAGGGCATGGACTTGAGCCACCTCTGCGCGCAGCAACTCGATGCTATCGCCGCCCAACTCAACAGCCGCCCGCGCCAGACACTCGACTGGCACACCCCCGCCGAGGTATTCGCCCGAGCCGTTGCGATGACCGGTTGA